The Alosa sapidissima isolate fAloSap1 chromosome 5, fAloSap1.pri, whole genome shotgun sequence genome has a window encoding:
- the gig2o gene encoding grass carp reovirus (GCRV)-induced gene 2o, giving the protein MDDAITFSGWESVSDNTLSADEDPKSGRTYTMYHGTHLRIAKTIVTNGFQQSKDGMLGAGVYVSRNIDKAKCYPLNTDKKEKVVFKLKVRVGRVKKIDCDNHPMQKTWHQNGYDCAWVPPNSSISAIRTGREEDCVWDPKRITVVDVACCMDDAKRKDLRKMIHRQNGTDDMCSRCHQNKPAGRHDIQPCWDCGENICPFQRKHACHP; this is encoded by the coding sequence ATGGACGATGCGATAACTTTCTCGGGTTGGGAGTCTGTTTCGGATAACACTCTGTCAGCCGACGAGGACCCAAAATCTGGACGTACCTACACAATGTACCATGGCACACACCTGCGCATCGCAAAGACAATAGTCACCAATGGTTTCCAACAATCTAAGGACGGAATGCTAGGTGCTGGGGTGTATGTCAGCCGTAACATTGACAAAGCGAAATGTTACCCACTAAATACCGACAAAAAGGAAAAAGTTGTGTTTAAGCTGAAGGTACGTGTTGGCAGGGTCAAAAAGATTGACTGTGACAACCATCCGATGCAAAAAACTTGGCACCAGAATGGATATGATTGCGCCTGGGTGCCCCCCAACTCCAGTATTAGCGCCATCAGGACAGGACGAGAAGAGGACTGTGTGTGGGATCCCAAAAGAATCACGGTGGTTGACGTGGCTTGCTGTatggatgatgccaaacgcaagGATCTCCGTAAAATGATACATCGCCAGAATGGCACAGATGATATGTGCAGTCGCTGTCATCAAAATAAACCAGCTGGTCGGCACGACATCCAGCCCTGCTGGGACTGTGGGGAGAACATTTGCCCCTTCCAACGCAAACATGCATGCCATCCATAG